The following proteins are encoded in a genomic region of Pseudomonas sp. Os17:
- a CDS encoding PA0061/PA0062 family lipoprotein: MSLKPLLLLPGLGLACLLSACAGPVPKADPQQAWIDLSAESPNDLLADSVDGKRLNDGRYFQVSPGQHRLQMALLQGANGNSAQPECLGRLDYAGFKAGGHYQLLESSQGQDVSAALVDAQGRPVARSQPFSCL; this comes from the coding sequence ATGTCCCTCAAACCGCTGTTGCTGCTGCCGGGCCTGGGCCTGGCGTGCCTGCTCTCGGCCTGTGCCGGGCCCGTGCCCAAGGCCGATCCGCAGCAGGCCTGGATCGATCTTTCCGCGGAGTCGCCCAACGATTTGCTGGCCGACAGCGTCGACGGCAAGCGCCTGAATGATGGCCGCTACTTCCAGGTCAGCCCGGGCCAGCACCGCTTGCAGATGGCCCTGTTGCAAGGGGCCAACGGCAACTCGGCGCAGCCCGAGTGCCTGGGACGCCTGGACTACGCAGGGTTCAAGGCGGGCGGGCATTACCAACTGCTGGAGTCGAGCCAGGGCCAGGACGTGAGCGCCGCCCTGGTGGATGCCCAGGGCCGGCCAGTGGCCCGGAGCCAGCCGTTCAGTTGCCTGTAA
- a CDS encoding PA0061/PA0062 family lipoprotein, translated as MTFKPLLLIPALGLVCLLSACAGPMPQPDPSEAWIGLQEEGSNDLMAERVDGHKVDDGRYFQVKPGTHRLDVTLFEESVGDSNQQDCNGHLSYSGFKAGEHYKLVESSLGSEVSARLYDAQGKQVASTHDFSCMPG; from the coding sequence ATGACATTTAAACCGCTGCTGCTGATTCCTGCCCTGGGCCTGGTGTGCCTGCTTTCTGCCTGCGCTGGCCCCATGCCCCAGCCCGACCCCAGCGAGGCCTGGATCGGCTTGCAGGAAGAGGGTTCCAACGACCTGATGGCCGAACGGGTGGATGGGCACAAGGTCGACGACGGGCGTTATTTTCAGGTCAAGCCCGGCACTCATCGCCTGGACGTGACCCTGTTTGAAGAGAGTGTCGGTGATTCCAACCAGCAAGACTGCAACGGCCATCTCAGCTACAGCGGCTTCAAGGCCGGCGAGCATTACAAACTGGTGGAGTCGAGCCTGGGCAGCGAGGTGTCGGCGCGCTTGTATGACGCCCAGGGCAAGCAGGTGGCCAGCACCCACGACTTCAGTTGCATGCCCGGCTGA
- a CDS encoding PDDEXK nuclease domain-containing protein, whose protein sequence is MKQKAEAAINPTDVAFGEVAHMISAARQRAVRAVNTELVELYWQVGAYISRKLEAAEWGDGVVQQLADYLARQQPGLRGFTRANLFRMRQFYEAYRDDEKVAPLVRQLSWSHHLVVMGQSKGPREREFYLRLAIQEHWSRRELERQIKSALFERTLSHPANATATLKQARPEALKVFKDAYMVEFLDLPPGHDEADLHQGLVRQLKDFLIEMGRDFCFVASGYPLQVGGRDFVLDLLLFHRGLNCLVAVELKVGRFEPEYLGKLGFYLKALDRQVRKPHEKPALGVLLCASKEDEVVEYALNRSLSPALIAEYRTQLPDKQLLQAKLQEFYALDTQAR, encoded by the coding sequence ATGAAGCAAAAGGCTGAAGCGGCAATTAACCCCACCGATGTGGCATTTGGCGAAGTGGCGCATATGATCAGCGCCGCGCGGCAACGGGCGGTGCGGGCGGTGAACACTGAACTGGTGGAGCTGTATTGGCAGGTCGGGGCCTATATCAGCCGCAAGCTCGAGGCGGCGGAATGGGGTGATGGCGTGGTCCAGCAATTGGCCGATTACCTGGCGCGGCAGCAGCCGGGGCTGCGGGGGTTTACCCGGGCCAACCTGTTTCGCATGCGGCAGTTTTATGAGGCCTATCGCGATGACGAGAAAGTCGCACCACTGGTGCGACAATTGTCCTGGAGCCACCATCTGGTGGTGATGGGGCAGAGCAAAGGGCCACGTGAGCGTGAGTTCTACCTGCGCTTGGCGATCCAGGAGCACTGGTCGAGGCGCGAGTTGGAACGGCAGATCAAATCCGCGCTGTTCGAACGCACGCTGAGCCACCCGGCCAATGCCACGGCCACCTTGAAACAGGCCCGTCCCGAGGCCCTGAAGGTCTTCAAGGATGCCTACATGGTGGAGTTTCTCGACCTGCCCCCGGGGCATGACGAGGCCGATCTGCATCAGGGGCTGGTGCGTCAACTCAAGGATTTTCTGATCGAGATGGGCCGCGACTTCTGCTTTGTCGCTTCGGGCTACCCCTTGCAGGTTGGCGGGCGCGATTTCGTCCTGGATCTGCTGCTGTTCCATCGTGGGTTGAATTGCCTGGTGGCCGTTGAACTCAAGGTCGGGCGCTTCGAACCGGAGTACCTGGGCAAGCTGGGCTTCTACCTGAAGGCCCTGGATCGTCAGGTGCGCAAACCCCACGAAAAACCGGCCCTGGGCGTGCTGCTGTGTGCCAGCAAGGAAGACGAGGTGGTGGAATATGCCCTCAACCGTTCGCTGTCTCCGGCGTTGATCGCCGAGTACCGGACCCAGTTGCCGGACAAACAACTGCTGCAGGCCAAGCTGCAGGAGTTCTATGCCCTGGACACGCAGGCGCGGTGA
- a CDS encoding YkvA family protein produces the protein MSTAQSLELCFWHKIGRYASRIGRALIQKALWLYYAAQRPQTPIWAKTTIYAALGYFVLPLDLIPDLIPGAGYVDDLGLLTGSVVTVAAHINAEVREQASARLADWFGSEPQ, from the coding sequence ATGTCCACCGCCCAGTCCCTTGAACTCTGTTTCTGGCACAAGATCGGCCGCTACGCCTCGCGCATCGGCCGGGCCCTGATCCAGAAAGCCCTGTGGCTCTACTACGCCGCGCAACGACCGCAAACCCCGATCTGGGCCAAGACCACCATCTACGCCGCCCTGGGTTACTTCGTGCTGCCGCTGGACCTGATCCCCGACCTGATTCCCGGGGCCGGGTACGTGGATGACCTCGGCCTGTTGACCGGCTCGGTGGTGACGGTGGCCGCCCACATCAACGCCGAGGTCCGGGAGCAAGCCAGCGCACGCCTGGCCGACTGGTTCGGCAGTGAGCCGCAATGA
- a CDS encoding DUF6691 family protein, with the protein MRKLSAFFAGLLFGIGLLLAGMANPAKVLGFLDLAGRWDPSLALVMLGAIAVAWWPFHWAMGRSRSLLGAPMQIPAKRNVDRRLIGGSLLFGIGWGIAGICPGPALVLLPGGHWQAWVFVLAMLLGMLLFQRLEARRQP; encoded by the coding sequence ATGAGAAAACTCAGCGCATTTTTTGCCGGCCTGCTGTTCGGCATCGGCCTGCTGCTGGCAGGCATGGCCAATCCGGCCAAGGTCCTGGGCTTTCTCGACCTGGCCGGCCGCTGGGATCCGTCCCTGGCGCTGGTGATGCTCGGCGCCATCGCCGTGGCCTGGTGGCCTTTCCATTGGGCCATGGGCCGCTCGCGCTCGCTGCTCGGGGCGCCCATGCAGATCCCCGCCAAGCGCAATGTCGATCGACGCCTGATCGGCGGCAGCCTGCTGTTCGGCATCGGCTGGGGCATAGCCGGGATCTGCCCGGGACCGGCCCTGGTGCTGTTGCCGGGGGGCCACTGGCAAGCCTGGGTGTTCGTCCTGGCCATGCTCCTGGGCATGCTGCTGTTCCAGCGCCTGGAGGCCCGTCGGCAGCCCTGA
- a CDS encoding YeeE/YedE family protein has protein sequence MSPLACQRRRRHRRRASKVEQQDHAEEIPMLFDAVHFTPGSALAGGALIGLAAGLLIVANGRIAGISGLLGSLLQPGSDGWGEKALFILGLLLAPLLWGLFHALPVAEFQGGLLGLIGAGLLVGIGTRYGAGCTSGHGVCGISRLSPRSLVATLCFMGTGFATVWVLRHGLGLLP, from the coding sequence CTGTCGCCGCTGGCTTGCCAGCGAAGGCGTCGCCACCGACGCCGCGCTTCCAAGGTGGAACAACAGGACCATGCAGAGGAAATCCCCATGCTCTTTGATGCCGTACATTTCACCCCGGGCTCGGCCCTGGCCGGAGGCGCGCTGATCGGCCTGGCGGCCGGGCTGTTGATCGTCGCCAACGGGCGCATCGCCGGAATCAGCGGCCTGCTCGGCAGCCTGCTGCAACCGGGCAGCGACGGCTGGGGCGAAAAAGCCCTGTTCATCCTCGGGCTGTTGCTGGCGCCCCTGCTCTGGGGCCTGTTTCACGCCCTGCCGGTGGCCGAGTTCCAGGGCGGCCTGCTCGGCCTGATCGGCGCCGGCCTGCTGGTGGGCATCGGCACCCGCTATGGCGCCGGTTGCACCAGCGGCCACGGGGTCTGCGGCATTTCCCGGCTGTCGCCACGCTCGCTCGTCGCCACCCTGTGCTTCATGGGCACCGGCTTCGCCACGGTCTGGGTATTGCGCCACGGACTGGGGCTGCTGCCATGA